The Triticum aestivum cultivar Chinese Spring chromosome 3A, IWGSC CS RefSeq v2.1, whole genome shotgun sequence genome includes a region encoding these proteins:
- the LOC123061373 gene encoding cytokinin riboside 5'-monophosphate phosphoribohydrolase LOG, whose protein sequence is MAVEATAEKNTGAAAPESGDRRSRFRRICVYCGSAKGRKASYQDAAVELGKELVERGIDLVYGGGSIGLMGLVSHAVHDGGRHVIGVIPKSLMPREVTGEPVGEVRAVSGMHERKAEMVRSADAFIALPGGYGTLDELLEVLTWAQLGIHKKPIGLLNVDGFYNFFLSFIDMAVSEGFIQEDARHLVISAPTAKELVLKLEEYVPDYEIGLVWEDQGQITHGFVPELEPGIASS, encoded by the exons ATGGCTGTTGAGGCCACGGCAGAGAAGAACACCGGCGCCGCTGCCCCGGAGAGCGGGGACAGGCGCTCCCGCTTCAGGCGGATCTGCGTCTACTGCGGCAGCGCCAAGGGCCGGAAGGCCAGCTACCAGGACGCCGCCGTCGAGCTCGGCAAGGAGCTG GTGGAGAGGGGCATCGACCTGGTCTACGGAGGAGGCTCCATTGGGCTCATGGGCCTCGTCTCCCACGCAGTCCATGATGGAGGACGCCATGTGATTGG GGTCATCCCCAAGTCCTTGATGCCCAGAGAG GTCACTGGAGAGCCTGTTGGGGAAGTCAGAGCCGTCTCCGGCATGCACGAGAGGAAGGCCGAGATGGTTCGCTCTGCTGATGCCTTCATTGCCTTACCCG GTGGCTACGGGACTCTGGATGAGCTGCTCGAGGTCCTCACGTGGGCCCAACTTGGGATCCACAAGAAGCCG ATCGGGTTGCTGAACGTGGATGGGTTCTACAATTTCTTCCTGTCCTTCATCGACATGGCTGTGAGCGAAGGATTCATACAGGAGGACGCGAGGCACCTCGTCATCTCAGCTCCAACCGCCAAGGAGCTAGTTCTCAAGCTCGAG GAGTATGTTCCGGACTACGAGATCGGGCTGGTGTGGGAGGATCAGGGCCAGATCACGCACGGCTTCGTGCCGGAGCTGGAGCCCGGCATTGCGTCGTCATGA